CCTGTAATATTTAATAATTCGTCAGCTGCCTGTGCTGCTAACAATTTATCTTCCACTTCTTTAGGACATCTTGCTATAGCAATACCATTATTAACCTTAGCACTTCTAATAATATCACATCTTTTTATCATTCGCTCTAAATCACATGAAAATAATTTTTTAATTTCTACAGTATCTGCTCCCAAACTCTTTAAATAAGCAGCAGCCTCAAACGTTTTTACTCCTGTCTTAAATGTAAAATTCTTTGTATCTATAGTTATTCCTGCTAATAATGATTCTGCCTCCATATATGATAACTTATGTCCTTCTTTTATATATGGTATTATCTCCGTTACTAATTCTGATGTAGCAGATGCATAAGGTTCTATATAAGATAATGAAGCATCTTCTATACTATCTAAAGATTTTCTATGATGATCTATAACAATCATATTAGAATTTCCTTTTAAAAGCTCCTTATTAGCAACATATTTTTTATTATTAGTATCTACTACTATAAATAATGTATTATCACTTATATAGTCTATAGCATCTTCTCCAGTTATGAAAACATGGTTTTTATCTTCCTCTTCTATATACTTTGTCACAATATCTTCTATACTAGCATTTAAAGAATCTAATATTATATTACATTGTTTTCCCATAGCAGTAATTACACTATTTAATCCTATAGCTGATCCAATACAATCTATATCAGGATTAATGTGACCTAAGATTAATACATTGTCACTGTAATTTACAATATCTTTAATAGCATGACCTATAACTCTAGATTTAACTTTTGTTCTTTTTTCTACTTCTTTTGATTTTCCTCCAAAAAATAAGAACTTATCTTTATTTTTTACAACTACTTGATCTCCTCCACGCCCTAATGCTAACTCTATCGCTGATATAGCACTATCTTGACTGTCTAAAGGACTTTTACCATTTAATCCTACTCCCATGCTTATAGTCACTAATAATCTTTCTCCAGCATTTATTTCTTTTATTTCATCTAAAATATTAAACTTATTTTCTATTTCTTCTTCTATATATTTTTGTTCTACAATAATTATATATCTATTAGATGTATATTTTCTTGTAATTCCATGCATTTTTTGACCATAAGCTATTATTTTTCTTTCTATCTTAGCTAACAAAATAGGTCTTCTTTCTTCTTCTATGTCTCTTAGTACTTCTTCTAAATTATCTACT
Above is a genomic segment from Clostridium bornimense containing:
- a CDS encoding DHH family phosphoesterase, translating into MESKFRFLKKANHIYLIIILVLSLAAFMNGSHFIAILSVIVLGITNISSSIFIKKRETQINEVIEDFNMSLDTVYKNTLLNMPLPMMIVSNKGTILWANSSCSIINENKKILSRNINTIFNDIDTTKLLKSDKDYYKDVEINGSFYDLYMSKIKHNVNKDENVNLFYLVNSEKRHEIEKKYKEERYVVIILEVDNLEEVLRDIEEERRPILLAKIERKIIAYGQKMHGITRKYTSNRYIIIVEQKYIEEEIENKFNILDEIKEINAGERLLVTISMGVGLNGKSPLDSQDSAISAIELALGRGGDQVVVKNKDKFLFFGGKSKEVEKRTKVKSRVIGHAIKDIVNYSDNVLILGHINPDIDCIGSAIGLNSVITAMGKQCNIILDSLNASIEDIVTKYIEEEDKNHVFITGEDAIDYISDNTLFIVVDTNNKKYVANKELLKGNSNMIVIDHHRKSLDSIEDASLSYIEPYASATSELVTEIIPYIKEGHKLSYMEAESLLAGITIDTKNFTFKTGVKTFEAAAYLKSLGADTVEIKKLFSCDLERMIKRCDIIRSAKVNNGIAIARCPKEVEDKLLAAQAADELLNITGIEASFVLVKVGNSVTISGRSLGQINVQLILEAIGGGGHLTMAGATINDRTLDETQLMLEESINKYLREGEEK